From Rhodovastum atsumiense, a single genomic window includes:
- a CDS encoding acetoacetate--CoA ligase: MSTILWQPSPEQIGHTQIRQFAVAAGFTGADAEERLWQWSADQPAAFWEAIWTTMGVRAARPAEVVLENPTAMPGARWFVGARLNYAENLLRRRDDTPALIFRGEDGSRREVSWACLHEEVARIAAALRSAGVGVGDRVGAYLPNLPEAVIAMLATSSLGAVWSSCSPDFGVPGVLDRFGQIEPKVLVAVDGYHYAGKAIDITAKVQEVRAALPSVRQVIVVPFLDPRRDAGFVADGLRWDEAGRGEVPELTFAQLPFNHPLYVLYSSGTTGKPKAIVHGQGGTLLQHLKEHRLHSDIRPGERVFYFTTCGWMMWNWLVGALAAEATLVLFDGNPFHPGPEALWQLAEQEQVAVFGISAKYIDTLRKYDYRPREGFHLKAMRAILSTGSPLLPESFDYVYKSVKREVQLISMSGGTDIISCFVLGNPAGPVRRGEIQMRGLGMAVEIWNDEGRPVRGEKGELVCTKPFPCMPLGFWNDPDGTRYRAAYFEKFPGVWCHGDYAELTESGGIIIHGRSDAVLNPGGVRIGTAEIYRQVERIDEVLEALCVGQDWDGDVRVVLFVRLRPGVTLDDPLRERIRRRIRDHASPRHVPARIIQVTDLPRTLSGKITELAVRDVIHGRRVKNTEALQNPDALAAFRDLPELRN, from the coding sequence ATGAGCACTATTCTGTGGCAACCCTCGCCAGAACAGATCGGGCACACGCAGATCCGGCAATTCGCCGTGGCGGCGGGGTTCACCGGGGCGGATGCCGAGGAACGGCTGTGGCAATGGTCGGCCGACCAGCCCGCGGCCTTCTGGGAGGCGATCTGGACCACGATGGGGGTGCGGGCAGCACGACCGGCAGAGGTCGTGCTGGAAAACCCCACCGCCATGCCCGGCGCGCGCTGGTTCGTCGGCGCCCGCCTGAACTACGCGGAGAACCTGCTGCGTCGGCGCGACGACACCCCGGCCCTGATCTTCCGCGGCGAGGACGGCAGCCGGCGCGAAGTCTCCTGGGCATGCCTGCACGAGGAGGTCGCGCGCATCGCCGCGGCACTGCGCTCGGCGGGCGTGGGCGTCGGCGACCGGGTCGGCGCCTACCTGCCCAACCTGCCCGAAGCCGTCATCGCCATGCTGGCCACCAGCAGCCTCGGCGCCGTGTGGTCATCCTGCTCGCCCGATTTCGGCGTGCCGGGCGTGCTGGATCGCTTCGGTCAGATCGAGCCGAAGGTTCTGGTCGCCGTCGACGGCTATCACTACGCCGGCAAGGCGATCGACATCACCGCCAAGGTGCAGGAGGTGCGCGCGGCGCTGCCCTCGGTGCGGCAGGTGATCGTCGTGCCCTTCCTCGATCCGCGGCGCGATGCCGGCTTCGTCGCCGACGGCCTGCGCTGGGACGAGGCCGGGCGCGGCGAAGTGCCGGAGCTGACCTTCGCGCAACTGCCCTTCAACCATCCGCTGTACGTGCTCTATTCCTCCGGCACCACCGGCAAGCCGAAGGCGATCGTGCACGGCCAGGGCGGCACGCTGCTGCAGCATTTGAAGGAGCACCGGCTGCACAGCGACATCCGCCCGGGCGAGCGCGTGTTCTATTTCACCACCTGCGGCTGGATGATGTGGAACTGGCTGGTGGGCGCGCTCGCCGCCGAGGCGACGCTGGTGCTGTTCGACGGCAACCCCTTCCATCCCGGCCCGGAAGCGCTGTGGCAACTGGCCGAGCAGGAGCAGGTGGCGGTGTTCGGCATCAGCGCCAAATACATCGACACGCTGCGCAAATACGACTACCGCCCGCGCGAGGGCTTCCACCTGAAGGCAATGCGCGCGATCCTCTCCACCGGATCGCCGCTGCTGCCGGAAAGCTTCGATTACGTCTACAAATCCGTCAAGCGCGAGGTGCAACTGATCTCGATGTCCGGCGGCACCGACATCATCTCATGCTTCGTGCTTGGCAATCCCGCGGGGCCGGTGCGGCGCGGTGAGATCCAGATGCGCGGCCTCGGCATGGCGGTGGAGATCTGGAACGACGAAGGCCGGCCGGTGCGGGGCGAGAAAGGCGAACTGGTCTGTACCAAGCCGTTCCCCTGCATGCCGCTCGGCTTCTGGAACGACCCGGACGGCACGCGCTACCGGGCCGCCTATTTCGAGAAATTCCCCGGCGTGTGGTGCCACGGCGACTACGCCGAGCTGACCGAAAGCGGCGGCATCATCATCCACGGCCGCTCCGACGCCGTGCTCAACCCCGGCGGCGTGCGCATCGGCACCGCCGAGATCTACCGCCAGGTCGAGCGCATCGATGAAGTGCTGGAAGCGCTGTGCGTCGGCCAGGACTGGGACGGTGACGTGCGTGTCGTGCTGTTCGTGCGCCTGCGCCCGGGCGTCACCCTGGATGATCCGCTGCGCGAGCGCATCCGCCGGCGCATCCGCGACCACGCCTCGCCCCGGCACGTGCCGGCCCGCATCATCCAGGTCACCGACCTGCCGCGCACGCTCTCGGGCAAGATCACGGAACTCGCGGTGCGCGACGTGATCCACGGACGGCGCGTGAAGAATACCGAGGCGCTACAGAATCCCGATGCACTGGCGGCCTTTCGCGATTTGCCGGAGTTGAGGAACTAG
- a CDS encoding ATP-binding protein: MSLSWATTLRRPRLGRPVTMLRLLLVGVMVLPALAFGLGGVLAWRAADREAMQDLWRRADIAVENAERVFETHLLILGEIERLTRGLDDADIVRHEQEIHVRLRELIAGLPQVWNVFVWGRDGRVLATGTQFPAPPANASDREYFQVLQAGAAEPHVSPVMTGRLDNVRFFNVSRRRAGPVPGFNGLIGVSINPGYFERRYLETELAAPDGGETMALVRADNALLAGAPAGLPMLPVTPATATRDTPPDRFGTIMGGAGETEGRRFLVHQVGTLPLYVVASVSRGAIRQAFLDAMVVPVGFGVPATAALVCLSALTLRRTLAAERAEAQARAERQARAQAEQALAQAARLEAVGQLAAGMAHDFNNILGAVMGGVERIQARARAGAIEQIEPMTRAILDSARRGAEITRSVLQFARPPAGPVAVIDPGVIIAHMQALLPPLLGPATLLRIGPHEGIWGIRAEAGLLEAALVNLAVNARDAMPQGGTITIGAANLAAGAAAIPPGLQREIDWVRLAVADTGPGFPAGTRERAFEPFFTTKPHGKGTGLGLAQVYGFTLQAGGLARIEDATEGGAVVAMYFPRA; the protein is encoded by the coding sequence ATGTCTCTCTCCTGGGCCACGACGCTGCGTCGCCCGCGCCTGGGCCGCCCGGTGACGATGCTGCGGCTGCTGCTGGTCGGCGTCATGGTGCTGCCGGCGCTCGCCTTTGGCCTCGGCGGTGTGCTGGCCTGGCGCGCGGCCGATCGGGAGGCGATGCAGGACCTGTGGCGGCGGGCCGACATCGCCGTCGAGAACGCCGAGCGGGTGTTCGAGACTCATCTGCTCATCCTGGGCGAGATCGAGCGGCTGACGCGCGGGCTGGACGATGCGGACATCGTCCGCCACGAACAGGAGATCCATGTGCGGCTGCGCGAGCTGATCGCCGGGCTGCCGCAGGTGTGGAACGTGTTCGTCTGGGGCCGTGACGGTCGTGTCCTGGCCACCGGCACGCAATTTCCGGCGCCGCCGGCCAATGCGTCGGACCGGGAATATTTCCAGGTGCTGCAGGCGGGCGCGGCGGAGCCGCATGTCAGCCCGGTCATGACCGGCCGGCTCGACAACGTGCGGTTCTTCAATGTCTCCCGCCGTCGCGCCGGTCCGGTGCCCGGGTTCAACGGCCTCATCGGCGTCTCGATCAATCCCGGCTATTTCGAGCGCCGCTACCTCGAAACCGAGCTGGCCGCGCCGGATGGCGGCGAGACCATGGCGCTGGTGCGCGCCGACAACGCGCTGCTCGCCGGCGCGCCGGCGGGGCTGCCGATGCTGCCGGTCACTCCGGCCACCGCGACCCGCGACACCCCGCCGGACCGGTTCGGCACCATCATGGGCGGCGCTGGCGAGACCGAGGGCCGTCGCTTCCTGGTGCACCAGGTCGGCACGCTGCCGCTCTATGTCGTGGCCTCGGTGTCGCGGGGCGCGATCCGGCAGGCTTTCCTGGATGCCATGGTGGTGCCGGTGGGCTTCGGCGTGCCGGCGACGGCGGCGCTGGTCTGCCTCTCGGCGCTGACGCTGCGGCGCACGCTTGCCGCCGAGCGGGCCGAGGCGCAGGCCCGCGCCGAGCGGCAGGCCCGCGCGCAGGCGGAACAGGCGCTGGCCCAGGCAGCGCGGCTGGAGGCGGTCGGGCAGCTTGCCGCCGGCATGGCGCACGACTTCAACAACATCCTCGGCGCCGTCATGGGCGGGGTGGAGCGGATCCAGGCCCGTGCCCGCGCCGGCGCGATCGAGCAGATCGAGCCGATGACGCGCGCCATCCTCGATTCGGCGCGGCGCGGCGCGGAGATCACCCGCAGCGTCCTGCAATTCGCCCGCCCGCCGGCGGGGCCGGTCGCGGTGATCGATCCCGGTGTGATCATCGCCCACATGCAGGCGCTGCTGCCGCCCTTGCTCGGCCCCGCCACCCTGCTGCGGATCGGCCCGCACGAAGGGATCTGGGGGATCCGCGCCGAGGCGGGCCTGCTGGAAGCCGCCCTGGTCAACCTCGCGGTGAATGCGCGCGACGCCATGCCGCAGGGCGGGACGATCACCATCGGCGCGGCCAATCTCGCCGCCGGCGCCGCTGCGATCCCGCCGGGGCTGCAGCGGGAGATCGACTGGGTGCGCCTCGCGGTCGCCGATACCGGGCCGGGATTCCCGGCCGGGACGCGCGAGCGTGCCTTCGAACCGTTCTTCACCACCAAGCCGCATGGCAAGGGCACCGGCCTCGGCCTCGCCCAGGTCTACGGCTTCACCCTGCAGGCAGGGGGGCTCGCGCGGATCGAGGACGCGACGGAGGGTGGTGCGGTGGTGGCGATGTATTTCCCCCGCGCCTGA
- a CDS encoding FHA domain-containing protein, protein MTRIVIRHLAGPQPPLVEAFPLARITGLLLESGPRVGIRPDPDPGDPPLTDPLPPDPPPADPPRAGRSGGRAGRIVIEPGAVPRFRLVELDRRNGLFINGRRVPGQAVLRPGDEVRLGAAGGPGFIFDLDPRPAAPAPRPAVPPDDDTFPPIPPIFDAIAPMPGGRGPAGHMLAGLWPPGRLTARIGLAAILGAIGAGLGLALITPGRPPPVRPAPPMALPLSFHDAPPDRPPAGLPAAPPEPDQGTTEGQRTDTAQPAQPRPPVPLAVPMPPPRLAAVQPAPDRAAPHGPKRAASPREKKAPGWEIVPGWGIPQPR, encoded by the coding sequence ATGACGCGCATCGTCATCCGGCACCTGGCCGGCCCGCAGCCTCCCCTGGTCGAGGCCTTCCCGCTCGCGCGGATCACCGGGCTGCTGCTCGAAAGCGGCCCGCGCGTCGGCATCCGTCCCGATCCCGACCCGGGCGATCCCCCGCTGACCGATCCCCTGCCGCCCGATCCACCGCCGGCCGATCCGCCGCGGGCCGGGCGCTCCGGCGGCCGTGCCGGCAGGATCGTCATCGAGCCAGGCGCGGTGCCACGGTTCCGGCTGGTCGAACTGGACCGCCGCAACGGCCTGTTCATCAACGGCAGGCGGGTACCCGGACAGGCCGTGCTGCGCCCGGGCGACGAGGTCCGGCTGGGAGCCGCCGGCGGGCCGGGTTTCATCTTCGACCTCGATCCGCGCCCCGCCGCGCCGGCGCCGCGCCCGGCCGTCCCGCCGGACGACGACACATTCCCCCCCATCCCGCCGATCTTCGACGCGATCGCCCCCATGCCCGGCGGCCGCGGGCCGGCCGGGCACATGCTGGCCGGCCTCTGGCCGCCGGGCCGCCTGACCGCCCGCATCGGCCTCGCGGCGATCCTTGGTGCCATCGGGGCCGGGCTGGGACTGGCGCTGATAACCCCGGGGCGACCGCCCCCCGTCCGTCCGGCACCGCCCATGGCACTGCCGCTGTCCTTCCATGACGCCCCCCCCGACCGCCCCCCGGCCGGGCTGCCGGCCGCACCGCCGGAGCCCGACCAGGGCACGACGGAGGGGCAGCGGACGGACACGGCGCAGCCCGCGCAGCCCCGGCCACCCGTGCCGCTGGCAGTCCCGATGCCACCGCCCCGGCTCGCCGCCGTCCAGCCCGCGCCCGACCGGGCGGCGCCGCACGGGCCGAAGCGCGCGGCCTCCCCCCGCGAGAAGAAGGCGCCAGGCTGGGAGATCGTCCCGGGATGGGGCATCCCGCAGCCGCGCTGA
- a CDS encoding hybrid sensor histidine kinase/response regulator, protein MRANRIVIVEDERIVALHLKQQLRRLGYEVPALATSGATALRAIEQHRPDLVLMDIHIEGEIDGIETAARIPPDLDVPVVYLTAYSDEATLTRARATKPFGYLVKPFSERELHATIQMVMERQRTEAGMRAYGKELEELVASRTAALSTALRRLESEVAERELAEQALRQAQKMEAVGQLTGGVAHDFNNLLTVVRGSLELINNNPADVARVLRLTRNAVTAVERCERLIQQLLMFSRRQVLFPEVVDANKLLSEFQPLLERALGTDVEMVVRLRPALTLTLVDATQFQSAILNLVINAREAITRPQGGRISIETGNVAIGSDQAPHYPEVKPGPYVMVAVSDNGEGIPPEILPRVFDPFFTTKEVGRGSGLGLSQVYGFARESGGHAAIYSEPGVGTTVRLYLPAHEPLPHPEEPVREAAASPAVPPKGEGTVLVVEDDEAVRSIAVETLADAGYRVLAAANAFEALEILRGGQPIDLMFSDVVMPGGMNGLQLGAEVRRLRPQVRIMITSGYTRDALAVQHGFDSDFALLSKPYQPSELVARTAALLAAPGRGLGRA, encoded by the coding sequence ATGCGTGCAAACCGCATCGTCATCGTCGAGGACGAACGCATCGTGGCGCTGCACCTCAAGCAGCAGTTGCGGCGGCTGGGCTACGAGGTGCCGGCCCTGGCCACTTCCGGGGCGACGGCGTTGCGCGCCATCGAGCAGCACCGCCCCGACCTCGTGCTGATGGACATCCATATCGAAGGCGAGATCGACGGCATCGAGACCGCCGCCCGCATCCCACCCGACCTCGACGTGCCGGTGGTCTACCTGACCGCCTATTCCGACGAGGCGACGTTGACGCGCGCCCGGGCCACCAAGCCGTTCGGCTATCTTGTGAAACCGTTTTCGGAACGCGAGCTGCACGCCACCATCCAGATGGTGATGGAGCGCCAGCGCACCGAGGCGGGGATGCGCGCCTATGGCAAGGAGCTGGAGGAACTGGTCGCGAGCCGCACCGCGGCGCTGTCCACGGCGCTGCGGCGGCTGGAATCGGAAGTGGCCGAGCGGGAGCTGGCCGAGCAGGCGCTGCGCCAGGCGCAGAAGATGGAGGCGGTCGGCCAGTTGACCGGCGGCGTCGCTCACGACTTCAACAACCTGCTGACGGTGGTGCGCGGCAGTCTGGAGCTGATCAACAACAATCCCGCCGACGTGGCGCGGGTGCTGCGGCTGACCCGCAACGCCGTCACCGCGGTCGAGCGCTGCGAGCGGCTGATCCAGCAATTGCTGATGTTCTCCCGCCGGCAGGTGCTGTTTCCCGAGGTGGTCGACGCCAACAAGCTGCTGTCGGAATTCCAGCCGCTGCTGGAACGTGCGCTCGGCACCGATGTCGAGATGGTGGTGCGGCTGCGCCCGGCGCTCACCCTCACCCTGGTGGACGCGACCCAGTTCCAGTCGGCGATCCTGAATCTGGTGATCAATGCCCGCGAGGCGATCACGCGGCCGCAGGGCGGGCGGATCAGCATCGAGACCGGCAACGTGGCGATCGGATCAGACCAGGCGCCGCATTATCCGGAGGTGAAGCCCGGCCCCTACGTGATGGTCGCGGTCAGCGACAACGGCGAGGGCATCCCGCCGGAGATCCTGCCGCGGGTGTTCGACCCGTTCTTCACCACCAAGGAGGTCGGGCGCGGCAGCGGGCTCGGGCTCAGCCAGGTCTACGGCTTCGCGCGCGAGAGCGGCGGGCACGCGGCGATCTACAGCGAGCCGGGGGTCGGCACCACGGTACGGCTCTACCTGCCCGCGCACGAGCCGTTGCCCCACCCCGAGGAGCCCGTCCGGGAAGCGGCGGCCTCGCCGGCGGTGCCGCCGAAGGGCGAGGGCACGGTGCTGGTGGTGGAGGACGACGAGGCGGTGCGTTCCATCGCCGTCGAGACCCTCGCCGATGCCGGATACCGGGTGCTCGCCGCCGCCAATGCCTTCGAGGCGCTGGAGATCCTTCGTGGCGGGCAGCCGATCGACCTGATGTTCTCCGACGTGGTGATGCCCGGCGGCATGAACGGGCTGCAGCTCGGCGCCGAGGTGCGGCGGTTGCGCCCGCAGGTCAGGATCATGATCACCTCCGGCTATACCCGTGACGCGCTGGCCGTCCAGCACGGCTTCGACAGCGATTTCGCGCTGTTGTCCAAGCCCTACCAGCCATCCGAGCTGGTCGCGCGCACCGCCGCCCTGCTGGCCGCGCCGGGGCGGGGGCTGGGCCGGGCCTGA
- a CDS encoding ATP-binding protein, which yields MAGALLPALGFQLLAEVRARTAMMRSLDGEALRLATLVAAEQRQAAEGVRQVLATLAASPTIRESDLTRCDRFLANVLAESGRYVALLTVSLDGRPRCVARPEDMGLDFSAPRFVREAVDAGRFVIGGHLPAQGARPAALAFALPYRDAYGQTTGTLVALLSLGWLRGQLDGLPLPPGAASFVVDRDGIVLDRRPRQSNDIGTAAPERFMAALRGGEMRTLLLAGMDGEERLYGLAPLGARGLELGVAVGLDPAAGGGAIRVEAARAGVFILFGTTLALLIAGAAASRTIGRPFRRLLAAASAWRSGRLAARVGQLGGPFEFRELGRALDEMAAASERREQDLRAARDEAVVTGQELAQQQARLREAEAARMAAEAAQHRFAQEQRMEAIGQLTAGVAHDFNNLLQVVAGNLELVEKAARGRGDAREARMLGTALRAVGRGARLTGQLLSFSRRQVLHARLVQLPTLLADIMERIVPVLPDDIAVSWHTVPDIWPCRLDAAHFETALLNVVMNARHAMPEGGKIEIRMGNLRLDAAAAGRFGVPAGDYIEVTVADSGIGMDQDVLDHVFEPFFTTREIGEGSGLGLSQVDGFVRQSGGGVAVSSTPGAGTSVSMLFPREAQGNGAPPAAPVVDLPGSQQRILVVDDDPGVLEVLKATLEDAGYQVTTARNGREALGLLRSEQPFDAVLTDVVMPGGVSGVDVARQASSLRPGIRVLLASGYSQMAEHGIDRRAEFAFLSKPYERMDLLHLLAGRNLAAPQGERA from the coding sequence GTGGCCGGTGCGTTGCTGCCGGCCCTCGGCTTTCAGTTGCTCGCCGAAGTACGGGCCCGGACGGCGATGATGCGCAGCCTCGATGGCGAGGCGCTCCGCCTCGCCACGCTGGTCGCCGCCGAGCAGCGCCAGGCCGCCGAGGGCGTGCGGCAGGTGCTCGCGACGCTGGCGGCGTCGCCGACCATCCGCGAGAGCGACCTCACGCGATGCGACCGCTTCCTTGCCAACGTGCTTGCCGAGTCCGGGCGCTATGTCGCGCTGCTCACGGTCAGCCTGGACGGGCGCCCGCGCTGCGTCGCCCGGCCGGAGGACATGGGCCTCGATTTCTCCGCCCCGCGCTTCGTGCGCGAGGCCGTCGATGCCGGCCGCTTTGTCATCGGCGGCCACCTTCCCGCGCAGGGGGCGCGGCCGGCCGCGCTGGCCTTCGCGCTGCCCTATCGCGACGCCTATGGCCAGACGACGGGGACGCTGGTCGCCCTGCTCAGCCTCGGCTGGCTGCGCGGGCAGCTTGACGGGCTGCCGCTGCCGCCCGGGGCCGCCAGCTTCGTGGTGGACCGCGACGGGATCGTGCTGGACCGCCGCCCCCGGCAGTCCAATGACATCGGCACGGCGGCGCCGGAGCGGTTCATGGCCGCGCTCCGGGGCGGGGAGATGCGGACCCTGCTGCTGGCCGGGATGGACGGCGAGGAACGGCTGTACGGCCTGGCGCCGCTGGGCGCGCGCGGGCTCGAGCTTGGCGTTGCCGTCGGCCTCGATCCCGCCGCCGGCGGCGGCGCCATCCGCGTCGAGGCGGCGCGGGCGGGCGTGTTCATCCTGTTCGGCACGACGCTGGCGCTGCTGATCGCCGGTGCCGCAGCCTCGCGGACCATCGGCCGGCCGTTCCGCCGCCTGCTCGCCGCCGCCTCGGCCTGGCGGTCGGGCAGGCTTGCGGCCCGGGTGGGGCAGCTCGGCGGCCCCTTCGAGTTCCGCGAGCTCGGCCGGGCGCTCGACGAGATGGCGGCGGCCAGCGAGCGCCGCGAGCAGGACCTGCGCGCCGCCCGCGACGAGGCCGTGGTCACCGGCCAGGAACTGGCGCAGCAGCAGGCGCGGCTGCGCGAAGCCGAGGCCGCGCGCATGGCCGCCGAGGCGGCGCAGCACCGCTTCGCCCAGGAGCAGCGGATGGAGGCGATCGGCCAGCTCACCGCCGGGGTGGCGCACGACTTCAACAACCTGCTGCAGGTGGTCGCGGGCAATCTCGAACTGGTCGAGAAGGCGGCGCGCGGGCGCGGCGACGCGCGCGAGGCGCGGATGCTGGGCACCGCCCTGCGCGCCGTCGGGCGCGGCGCGCGGCTGACCGGGCAGTTGCTGTCCTTCTCCCGCCGTCAGGTGCTGCATGCCAGGCTGGTGCAACTGCCCACCCTGCTCGCCGACATCATGGAGCGCATCGTGCCGGTGCTGCCGGACGACATCGCCGTCTCCTGGCACACCGTCCCCGACATCTGGCCGTGTCGGCTCGATGCCGCGCATTTCGAGACCGCCCTGCTCAATGTCGTCATGAACGCCCGGCATGCGATGCCGGAGGGCGGGAAGATCGAGATCCGCATGGGCAACCTGCGGCTCGACGCCGCCGCCGCGGGGCGTTTCGGGGTGCCGGCGGGGGACTATATCGAGGTCACGGTCGCCGATTCCGGCATCGGCATGGACCAGGACGTGCTGGACCACGTGTTCGAGCCCTTCTTCACCACGCGCGAGATCGGGGAGGGGTCCGGCCTCGGCCTGTCCCAGGTCGACGGCTTCGTCCGCCAGTCCGGCGGTGGCGTCGCGGTCAGCAGCACGCCCGGGGCGGGGACCAGTGTCAGCATGCTGTTCCCGCGCGAGGCGCAGGGCAACGGCGCGCCGCCGGCCGCGCCGGTGGTGGACCTGCCGGGCAGCCAGCAGCGCATCCTGGTCGTCGATGACGATCCCGGCGTGCTGGAGGTGCTGAAGGCCACGCTGGAGGACGCGGGATACCAGGTCACGACGGCGCGCAACGGCCGGGAGGCGCTCGGCCTGCTGCGCTCCGAGCAGCCCTTCGACGCCGTGCTGACCGACGTGGTCATGCCGGGCGGCGTGAGCGGGGTCGATGTGGCGCGGCAGGCGAGTTCGCTGCGGCCGGGCATCCGCGTCCTGCTCGCTTCCGGCTATTCGCAGATGGCCGAGCACGGCATCGACCGGCGCGCCGAGTTCGCCTTCCTCTCCAAACCCTACGAGCGGATGGACCTGCTGCATCTGCTGGCCGGACGCAACCTGGCCGCGCCGCAGGGCGAACGCGCCTGA
- a CDS encoding integration host factor subunit alpha, translating to MSTLTRAHLTEKLHTEVGLSQSECANLLEAVLERVASTLEAGESVKISGFATFAVRQKGQRIGRNPKTLAEVPILPRRVVTFRPSQTLKARVNHATPLREDEEEED from the coding sequence ATGAGCACACTGACCCGCGCCCATCTGACCGAAAAACTCCATACGGAAGTTGGCCTTTCGCAAAGCGAATGCGCCAACCTGCTGGAAGCCGTGCTGGAACGGGTGGCGAGCACGCTGGAAGCCGGTGAGTCGGTGAAGATCAGCGGCTTCGCGACTTTCGCGGTGCGGCAGAAAGGCCAGCGCATCGGCCGCAATCCGAAGACGCTCGCGGAAGTGCCGATCCTGCCGCGGCGCGTGGTGACCTTCCGTCCGAGCCAGACGCTGAAGGCCCGCGTCAATCATGCCACGCCACTGCGGGAAGACGAGGAGGAGGAAGACTGA
- a CDS encoding PAS domain S-box protein, protein MEDLDPPVLTGERQFALLAEAATELAMLLLDREGRVAGWNAGAQRFLGYADPEVIGRHVEIFFAPEERARDRPRELLRAAATGDRVETEAWQLRQDGTTFRAHLTLAAVRDGDGRLCGFAKVLRDVTPRRRLEERLRQIVESAPSAIVMVNATGRIEMVNAQTERLFGYDRQDLIGQMVEILVPPPAQGRHPGLRHGFFRDPRARPMGAGRDLYARRKDGSTVPVEIGLSPVETEDGPMVLSAIVDISDRKHKEERIQAALLEKDVLLGEIHHRVKNNLQIVHSLLDLGSARIEDRRALEMLRESQNRIRSMALIHQNLYESKDFANTDFATFLEKMVPILVSSYAVDPARIAVITEAVSVRLPINLAIPCGLVVNELVSNALKHAFPDGRSGEIRIRLAMDGAEHVVLSVSDDGIGMQADLDLGLSETLGLQLVTLLADQLGCEPDVHPANPTRFTLRFPARH, encoded by the coding sequence ATGGAGGACCTGGACCCGCCGGTGCTGACCGGCGAACGGCAATTCGCCCTGCTGGCCGAGGCGGCGACCGAACTGGCGATGCTGCTGCTCGACCGCGAGGGCCGGGTGGCCGGCTGGAACGCCGGCGCGCAACGCTTCCTCGGCTATGCCGACCCCGAGGTGATCGGGCGGCATGTGGAGATCTTCTTTGCCCCCGAGGAACGCGCGCGCGACCGCCCGCGCGAGTTGCTGCGCGCCGCCGCCACGGGGGATCGGGTCGAGACGGAAGCGTGGCAGTTGCGCCAGGACGGCACCACCTTCCGCGCGCATCTCACGCTCGCCGCGGTGCGCGACGGCGACGGCCGGCTCTGCGGCTTCGCCAAGGTCCTGCGCGACGTCACCCCCCGCCGTCGTCTGGAGGAGCGGCTGCGCCAGATCGTGGAATCCGCCCCGAGCGCGATCGTGATGGTGAACGCGACCGGGCGCATCGAGATGGTGAATGCGCAGACCGAACGCCTGTTCGGCTACGACCGGCAGGACCTGATCGGCCAGATGGTGGAGATCCTGGTGCCCCCGCCCGCGCAGGGGCGCCATCCGGGCCTGCGGCACGGCTTCTTCCGTGATCCGCGCGCGCGGCCGATGGGGGCGGGGCGGGACCTCTATGCCCGCCGCAAGGATGGCAGCACCGTTCCGGTCGAGATCGGCCTCAGTCCCGTCGAGACCGAGGACGGGCCGATGGTGCTCTCGGCCATCGTCGACATCTCCGACCGCAAGCACAAGGAGGAACGCATCCAGGCGGCGCTGCTGGAGAAGGACGTGCTGTTGGGCGAGATCCATCACCGCGTGAAGAACAACCTGCAGATCGTGCACAGCCTGCTCGACCTCGGCTCGGCGCGCATCGAGGACCGCCGCGCGCTGGAGATGCTGCGCGAGAGCCAGAACCGCATCCGCTCGATGGCGCTGATTCACCAGAACCTTTACGAATCCAAGGATTTCGCCAACACCGACTTCGCCACCTTCCTCGAGAAGATGGTGCCCATCCTGGTGTCGTCCTACGCGGTCGATCCCGCCCGCATCGCCGTGATCACCGAGGCCGTGTCGGTCCGCCTGCCGATCAACCTCGCCATTCCCTGCGGCCTGGTGGTCAACGAGCTGGTCTCGAACGCGCTCAAGCACGCCTTCCCGGACGGGCGCAGCGGCGAGATCCGCATCCGGCTGGCGATGGACGGGGCCGAGCACGTGGTGCTGTCGGTCAGCGACGACGGCATCGGCATGCAGGCGGATTTGGACCTCGGGCTGTCGGAGACGCTCGGGCTGCAACTGGTGACCCTGCTGGCCGACCAGTTGGGCTGCGAGCCCGATGTGCATCCGGCCAACCCGACCCGCTTTACCCTGCGCTTCCCCGCGCGGCACTGA